In one Curtobacterium citreum genomic region, the following are encoded:
- a CDS encoding RNase A-like domain-containing protein, protein MRSDQGTGKPTSTEGFDWPADRVVGRGYEPGRVPPMNDDTVVRVVLRWTPGGEPPYRVITSYPKATVEK, encoded by the coding sequence TTGCGCTCGGACCAGGGAACGGGCAAGCCGACATCGACCGAAGGATTCGACTGGCCGGCGGATCGTGTCGTGGGCCGCGGATACGAACCAGGTCGGGTCCCGCCGATGAACGACGACACCGTGGTTCGCGTCGTGCTTCGCTGGACCCCGGGCGGCGAGCCACCGTACCGGGTCATCACCAGCTATCCGAAGGCGACGGTGGAGAAGTGA
- a CDS encoding contact-dependent growth inhibition system immunity protein — MNDVERRALIAKVPHVRNLLGAVFNYDWDLDHEDAEAAYASVFDDLGAEARAEYEREAQVLARELTSATEVQEFLNLVGSGLAPSLHLGVPLADWPRSLVRRIQQSK, encoded by the coding sequence GTGAACGACGTCGAGCGACGGGCACTCATCGCAAAGGTCCCGCACGTCCGGAATCTCCTCGGAGCCGTGTTCAACTACGACTGGGACCTGGACCACGAGGACGCTGAGGCCGCCTACGCGTCGGTGTTCGACGATCTCGGTGCCGAAGCACGAGCCGAGTACGAGCGTGAGGCGCAGGTTCTCGCGCGGGAGCTGACGTCTGCGACCGAAGTCCAGGAGTTCCTGAACCTCGTCGGATCCGGGCTCGCACCCAGTCTGCACCTCGGGGTGCCGCTCGCTGACTGGCCGCGGTCCCTGGTCCGTAGGATCCAGCAGTCGAAGTGA